The Canis aureus isolate CA01 chromosome 15, VMU_Caureus_v.1.0, whole genome shotgun sequence genome includes the window CCCATGGTTCATGGACAGCAGGCAGATGCGGCCCCGTAGCTAAGACTGTACTGCAGGGCTCCAGCTTCAAATGCGTGATGACGAATGGATTAAGACAATAAAGTTTTATGAGTACACAccaaggaatatatttttaatggcttcTGTGAAATGTGTTGGAATAGGGCCAGAGTAATAAAACAAATTCCGGCCAACACATCAGACATTTGGTTTGTGGAGAAAAGTCATAGAGGCAGAGAGTTCACCAGCGCAACCATCCTAGCTCATTTCACACCCACGGCTTTGAATGAAGTTTCATGTGAACCCAGCACGGTGCCAAATACTTGAGGTACAAAGATGAGAAGTGTCATTTGCCCATAGTTAACTACCCAAAAAAATCCCCCCACAAAACAAATGCAGAATGTATAGAGAGAGGCTTCAAGGGAGAGTGGGGTTGGGAATGGCTGCTATCAAAGTCAGAAAACCTCCCACCAGCAGCTAGGGGAGTCAAGTGACCAAACTATGGCcctgaagacaaaaataaaagtctagtttccttttctttcagaaaggGGGCTGGGCTTGGGGGCTCACTGGAAAGCTTTTATGATAAAAAGGGAAAAACCGAGCTGCTACCACACACCGAACATTCACTCTTTTTTGTCTTATGTGGAATCATGAGCAGGAGCTGCAGCAGCTATCTTGCAACCATGAGGAAAAAGCCAAGAGAATCACAGAAATAACCCAGACATCACCTAACTGCTAAAGCAACAGCAGCACCTGCCACTTCCTGATGTCTTATTCAATAGAAAAATTTACACCAATATGTTTAGACCACAGTGGTCGGTACAGCCAAATGCATTCTGAAGTGATACCTCTCCCAGGGAGTCTATCTGATGCTGTAATACCCCGAATCAAATGTTTACATCGGTCCCTCAATGAAGTCCAAATTCCCTTGCGTTTATTTAGGATCCGTGTGAGTCtgacttctcccttcctttcagcCTCCTGCTTTCAACATGAGACCCTCAGCTCTCTGGAGGATGGCCCCTCACTCTTGCTCCAGCTCCAACACCAACTTTTCCTCTCTATAAACCCCTGTCTCCCTTGGAGTACCACACAACGATGCTTCCATCTGGCCTCCCCAACTCTGAGAGCTCTCTTGGGGCCAAGACAAAAACATGCGCTTACTCTTTCAGGTCTCCCGTGATAACCAGCATCCTGCTGGACACATCGagggagaaaataagagaatatccaatgggacTAGAGCTTACTTAGCGAGATCTGTGCCAACCCCCTCACTTGCTCAGATGGCTGAgatccaaagaggtaaagggactTGCTCAGGGCTACACACTGAAGTATTAATAGACCCAGAACTAGAACACCAGGCCCTTCCTACTCAATGAGCATATTTTCCACTATACCTCATTGTCTAAAAGAAAAGTGCCAATTAGAGGCACAAAAAGTAACAAAGCTGGTGATGACTATAATGGATGATTACGTCTTTTCAGAGGGCATGAAAAAGAGAGCTGAGTAGAGGCTGATGTGAAGGAGCTTCTTCAGTGTATAATTAACTGCTGGCTCCTTTGTATTGTTCCAATAATGAACTCAGCAACAATCTGCAGAACAACGTTGCCTGCAGGGCAAGGACAGCGGTGCCAGTCTCTTCAGAAGGCTGCTCATGGGTGGGGGGTCCCTGGCAGGCTCTGAGTCACCAGCTACATTGCTCACTCACACGCACGTACACTGATGCGACCTAACATATGATTTCTTGCTGCAGGCAGCTGTCAGTATGGACAAAGATGCTGTGCTGGCAGCCCCTGGGTTTCCCATGCGCCTGGCCCTTACAGCTGAGGAAGGGCACAGAGAGCCTGAAGAGTGCCTCGGTGCTTCTGCTCTTCCCAGCCAGCTGAGAAATGTGCTCTGAGCCCCTGCTCTGCGGAATGAAGCTCCAGAGACTCGGGAAGCCCGTGATCCACCTCATCCCCCACTCCGAATGATCTAACTGGAGGTcactggggagggggaggttgTGGATCCGCAGTCACCAAAGCTTAAATTTTTGAGACAGAAGGAGCCCTGGAGATGATCTAGTCCagtctctttattttaaagatgaaaagacTGGGGCCCAGAGGGGGAAAAGGACTGGCCTGTGGTCACACAGcagcggggggggcgggggcagggggggccgGCCCATCAGATGCTCTGTTCCTCTGCTGTTCCCTGCAAACACACGCTCTTGGCCACCCCTCCCAGCCCGGGTTCTTTGATGCCTGGAGTGCTGAGATATCTTCCAGAGCCCTTGGAGTGTGTCCTGCTTGCTGGAAAGAAAGATCAATTCCTGATAGGAGGTAGGTCCAGGccatttttcctcctctcctatTAATCAAAAACTAGGCACAGGGGACCCACTTTCCTGAAACCCCACCTAAAAAGCAGTTTCACAGATGGTGAATGACAGATTTGGCAACACTGGGAACTCCTTTGTTCAGACAGAAGGGGGACAGACAGACTGATAGGCAGGTAGAACTACCCCAAATTATGCCATTATCGCAATATCCAATATGAGGTTTTAAAAACTTCTGAGTTAATAGAACTATCCAGAACATGGGAGctaaaagggaagagaaattaaTATCTGTCCAAAATCAGATAACTAAATAGTGACACACCCCGTGACGCTACAGAGAGAAAACCCGGACAAGGATGACACACCAAATTAGCAAAAGGCCATGGAACACATATAACAGGCACATATAAAtagaaatgtttaattaaaatgcCAAACTGCCACGATCCATCTGGTGTTCCTGCCCTATCATCTTCTAATACCTATGCTGGGGCTCCTGAGGCCACACCTCAGGTCAGGGCTGGCTTCATGGGCATGTGGCCAGGGCAACTGTCCAGGGCCCCAGGCTCCAAGGTCACTGTCTCAAAATCCTTCATCatatctttaatttctgttttgcaATTGAAATGCATGGGAAAGTGGAATATGCCCAGGGAACTTAGAGCCTTGGCTCACACACTGGTCCCACCTTCCAccatctccctgcctccctgggatGGGTTCTTAGCTGCCTCTGGGTCCCGGTGCCCAGATTGCACCCACCTACTactgctccctctccccatcctgctGCCCTCTGCCCGGGGTGGCAACCAGGTCAGTTAGGCTGGGAGACAGGGATGGAAGGCCCTCATTCCGCCACCACTCCTTACTGCCAAAGGAGGCCCAGGCACCCTAGGAGCTCAGGGTTGTGTCTCAGGGCAGAGCATGGTGGCAACTGTCCTCCATCCTGGCCATGTACAATCTGGCAGGTGTAAGCCTCTCACCTACCACCAACCCACGACCAAACACTTCCCAGTATGGAAGTCGCAATCCCTTTGGGAACACCTGTCCTCAGTGAGTTGGGGCTTTGGGCCTGGGGGAAGAGGAGATTGGCTTCCATGACACTGTGATTGTGGTAGCTGGCAGGAAGGGAGCCTGGAAGTTGGTAGGCCACACTGCTACGTAACAGGGTTCCTGCCACTTGGGAGGATTTATACTGACATTGCAAGCATCCCATGCCCAGGGGAGTATgatattaaatagcaaataaaaaaacaaagtaatagaaAGACGAGAGTCTTACATTTTAGCACTTTTAACAGAActcttttctagtcttttttttaacaaggaccttgcattttcattttatacagtAAAATTATATAGCTGGCCCTCAGATTTATCCCAAGCCACAGGACCTATCGAGTCCGTAAAGGAATTTAAGGGCCCAAAGGCTCAGTAGTGTAAGATACGAATCCTTGCTTGAATGTGCACTTTGGGTCTTGTTCTTTCTGACCTACACTGTACCCCACTGTGATTGCTAAGTTCCTATCTTGACCATTTTGCCTCACTCCATACCTGGAGTCTTCGTCCAGAACCCCCCTCCCTAAGGTTGGTTACCAAATCTTCCAAAGGCCATCTGCTCATCAGAACTTCCACCACTGCCTCCTGTAGGAACTCTCAGGTCTCCTGCTCTGGGCCAGTGGGGCtgccaagaagaagaaagagccAGCATCTGTTAGGATCCTCTCAATGCCAAGTCTTCACCTCAGCTGCATCCTCTATTCCAATTCTGTCTGTTTGAAACAAAACTAGCCCAGCTGTGACACAAAAGGTGACAGGTTCTGTTTAATGAAGCAGTTTCTTTTGCCTGGTTTCTGTGTGTTAATTCGGGCGGGACGAGGAAGGAGTAACACTATCTCCACAGAGAGAAAACATTGTGAGTTGGAATCCCTTAAACTGCTAAAGAACAATTTGAAGACTTGGTGCTTTGTGAATGGGGTTACCCAAAGGACGGTGGTGAGTTTTTTCTACTGATCACAAAAggcaaagcaaaagcaaatgaaCTTCCCTTTTAGCCAACAGGGATGTAACATAAAGAGAAAGTTCCTAGAACCAGTAGTTATTGGGTAGAATAAGTTACTTGGAATGTGTAGAAATGGCCCGTGATTCCAGCAAACAGACTTAGGTTTGAATTTACTCACTTGAGCcgtgtgatcttgggcaacttGGCTTCTTCGAGCgtccacctgtaaaatggagataataacacATCCCTCACCATTCTACTCGTGAAATTGTCCAGCACTCAGCATTCaataattttgtcttgttttagttGCAAACATCCTGGTGTAAGGCAATCTGGCAGCTCTGAGTCAGAATTCCAGAACTGCCACTCACTGAACTACTTTTAGAGCAAGAACACTGGGGCTAGGTTTTGGCATGTAAATTCAGGATGACGCTATCTAAAGCACAGGGCTGTTTTGAGTATTAAGTGAGAGAGTCTATGTGAAGCGTGCGAAATGCAGTcagcactcaacaaatgttttcttccttccaaactaatacacacacacacacactcacacacacacacacagctttagTCAATAATAAAAAGGGCAACGTTGACTGATCCTATTGCTTTGctcttgttgttattgttttattgctAGGTATGTGAAAGCCAAACAGGAAACtcaaggttatttttatttacttgtacACAAGAGGGACTTTAAGGAAACAAACTCTCAACTTTTATAAGTCAAGGATTCGCTTTAACAACGGAGATGTAAACATCGCCCTCAATGATGTCCTTGGTCATTGTGGTTTCCCTGCCTTTGGAGCATAGCTCAATTGGGTCTTCAGTCTGAACCACAGCCTCCAGAACTCAAGTGGCAAGTGCCAACAGGCTGTGCCTGAACCCCAAAGCCAAACATCGCTTCCAAGTTGCTGCTACAGATCCTTCCCTTCAGTGTGACTacatctctctcttccctttctctcaggAGATCCAATGTTGATGCactatatatatctatttttttaataaaggctaATTTAAGCTTTAAtttgtactttaaaataaattctcctaGGACATGGACCGACTAGGGAATTATTACAAATAGCTCTTAGTGGTACACATTTAACGAACATttaactaaagaaagaaaacgcatgattcccttttttttttcaactgctgAGTACCATAAATCCAAtcagtcatttctttttaactaCATTTGCCATAAAAGCACTTATTTTACGACTGCCGTGACATAAGCACTGCTGTTACCCCTTATGATTAATAAAGTAATTATCACCAGTTCTAATATTCTCAGCAAAAAGGCTGGGCTGGGCGCTAGATATTTCTGTTCCGCTAATAGGTTTTCTAAAGCAATGTGGCACACACAGAGGGCTGCATGCTGGGGCCTGCAGAACGCATTTTCTAATGTACATCGTAGAGATCGATGGACAAATTACGTCAGACTGGGTTAGTCATACTGAAAATACTGCTTGAGATGAAAAAGGAATGGAAGGATGCGGGCAGGGGTAATTTGCTTTTCATTGTTGATTTATGTTACAGAACTATTCTTGTAAGTCAATTACCAAAACGCAAAATGCTAGGGAaagtataaaaattctagaaaagcaGAGCCTCCTACAAAGAGAGATGCAGTAAACAGATAAGAATGACAACCCTCCTGAAATAAGCATTCCATGGAGTCAACTGGAAATCACATTTCTGACTCCTGCAAAGCGTCCTTGGGGCCATGCCAAATGCAGAAtggggccctgggctctgtgacgTCCTCTCTTCCAAAATACGTCTCCTTTGAGTGTATTTGAGGACACCTCAGGGGTGCAGGTCGTAGTGAGGGTGGGCCGGGAAGAGGATCACAGTGTTCCCAGGAGTCTCAAGGCTGGTTCCTCTAGGAGACTTCAGGATGCTGAGCTCAGTCACAGGGGAGCTAGCTGTGTGTCAGCCAAGGGCCCTTGTGGCTccaacaagaaaaattaaaaaccacagtAGTGGGCATTGCTGAAAAACACACCTTCTCTGTTTTCAGAGCTTGCCTTGGAAACATATTAGGGAGACTTGATTCTTGGGCCAGgatacagattttcttttcttttatatatttattcatgagagacacaggcagagggagaggcaggctccccgtggggaacctgacttgggactcgatcccaggactctgggatcacaacctgagccgaatgcagacgctcaaccactgagccaccgaggtgcccccagGTTACAGATTTTATCACCAGCCTTACAATAATTTACTTCACTGCCcttccatcattcattcattcatgtattcattcaatgaGCACTTGGGTTTGGCCCCGGGGAGATAATGATTCTTGTTTAGGGAGCCCATAGTTTATTGTAGATACTAGTGTGGGCAGCAGGGTCAGACAAACCTGGATCCAGGTGTCACTACCTGTTAGCTAAGTGATTTCAGATGAGTTACTTGTCCAAGCTAGGCCTAAATTGGGGATAAGTGTACCTAGTCTATAGGGTTgccataaggattttttttttaaattttatttattatttatgatagtcacacagagagagagagagagagagagaggggcagagacacaggcagagggagaagcaggctccatgcaccgggagcccgacgtgggattcgatcccaggtctccaggatcatgccctgggccaaaggcaggcgctaaactgctgcgccacccagggatccctgccataAGGATTAATGAGGTAATCCTGTTAAAGAGCTAAAGACATGTCTGGCTTATTATGACCACTTGCCAACTAGAAGCTACCACTCCTACTGAGAGAGTGCCATTCACTCAGGACTCTGCAAGCATGTACGTGGAACTGCTTCTCTGGTGTTGGGAATGAATTTGTATAGAGCCATCTGAGCTCTCTCCTTGGGGTCTCCCCAGGATCCAGAGTGCATATGTGGAAATAGTGTTCTCAAATCAGAGAAAATCAGCAACTGATGGAGATTGAATAAGGCATCTGATATTGATCATCCCAGA containing:
- the LOC144284463 gene encoding uncharacterized protein LOC144284463 isoform X1, translated to MELEGIMLSEALTAQILQERSQRPEVACSVPEPCKARSGVQPLSTLSEVDARRSQVAQDHTAQPHWPRAGDLRVPTGGSGGSSDEQMAFGRFASRTHSKGSGRYLSTPGIKEPGLGGVAKSVCLQGTAEEQSI